aatgaaaatcaggTGGCGCTATTTTTGGAGAATGTGGGGATGTGGTAAAATCTCCCAGTTTAGCTGCTTGATTTTTCTCCCGGTTTGATCTTGCTGCGTGCTTCCTAACGTTATCGAACTGCTGTAAACCTTCccaatttcttgaagatgccTTTGGATTGTTGACCAAGTAGTCTGAAGAGTGTTTGCTATTTCCTGAATACTCATTTTGGGATCAGTTTCCACCAGTGATTTTAAAGCGCCAAAGTCAACAGGGCGTCCACTTCGATCGCTGTCAGACCAGCCAAAATCACTGCcggaaaattttcctattcAGTTTGTTGCAACTGCCATTAACACCCTATCGAAAATGGAACAGGATGCAATGACGTAAATGTTCTTCAGTTGGTTCATTGTCCTTCATTTTAAAGGTGTAATGAAAAGTTTGAATTTAATAGTCACAAAAGTCAAGGCCACGAGTCGCAATATTGCCATATAAAGCACCACTTTATGCATGCACGCTCTGAAATAGAGTGATGCAAATATTCCACACTAATAATGATTGATTACTTAGGAGAACTTTCAATGCGTAGTATATAGGTTTTCTAGTCCTTCGAACAATCGTTGCCTCATCCAGACTTATGTATGAGCCGCACATGTGTCGCATTGTATGATGTCACGGTGTAGAGTTCAAGATTTGGTACATATTGATGATATCGTGGAATTGGTGTTCATTTCGTTGGAATTTGTGACTTTGTGACTGTAATTAGGTAAGTAGATaagagacgcgggtggattcaggggacggactccctgtttctgctgagccaccATTGACTCACTACATCATTGTATCCCGCAAGTTGATCCgaccaaaagcctgcaatcatgTGAGTGGGatgtgcaagggaggcggtttgtagtcgcctccaacaaataagttcCACCTGTCCACTACGGGAGAACGCGACGTTTTCCCAagaactcatgggactagaggtacggtagcgccagggaTGGGGTGGGTTACAGGAGGGTTGCCACTGAAACGGAAAgtgactaggatgacgatctgtgcTTATAACGCACCTACGCTTGCATCGTAAGCGCCCATCGAAGATCTTATGATGCAAGTCAAGAAGATTATGTACGAcatcatcggactgaccgagaagAGACGACGCCACCCTCTGAACGCCGTATACGAAATTGGAGAAGAAATGCTCTCATGAACATGCGACTGtagagttggtggagttgacATCCTTGTTAACTTGAGCATGGCAAAGAACATTAACTCTTTCCGATAACTTACGACCCggatcggacgtctgcggatgaaaagatgtggtccaaccgcagctttgactatcttcgtcggtTACGCtccatcaagctacgaagaagaagtcgaagcattctatatggacctggagaagttctatcGAGAAAATCATgtcttctacaaggtcataattggcgatttcaacgccaaaattggcccaagaagaacgcttGAGGGACTTCACGTCGGGACCCACAGCCTACAATgtttatcatgacgactaagactaTCCGTGCGAACTCGCAAATCCAGAAGCcgtctacgctggacgtgggagtaaCCAGGTAGAGGATacaataatgaaatagaccacatcatcgtcagtaaaaggttttgcctgacggacgtcgctgttgtgcctcctccgaggaagattttcctccacaaggaaagatgagaaagctgccaagttcagagagcgaaatcccagaactaccatcaactgggatctcttcgctacgctagccggcttttgggaagattccgcaatggacaacatcgacgaggaatatgaccggtttgttgaacaccttcacgactgcgcgaagaaggccgagagttttaaaaccaccaagagacgcctgtctcttgaacctcttgagctgatacgccagagtggagcagcacgagccgcagggaaccaagaactcacgtccgagctcgcaaggctttgcagagaggcgataaaggaagaccttaaagagagaagagcagaagtgctggctgaagctgcagaggcggggaaaagtatccgctatgcccgtcgagacttcgccagtcgcaagacgctCTCCgaaacccaaagggaacagccattgcatcgagaagggggatggagaaaatcatctgcgacttctactctgatctcttcaacagccatgtccacttgcctcctcaccatctgagggaagatggacaagtcattccagaggttcttccGTCCGAAAtgcgacatgctatcatgtcggtaagaaatcgtacggcacccggtcccgacagaataagaccagaacacctgaaaaacctttcgccagtactcatcaacaccctggcgaggttCTTTACACGccatctgtcggaatgcaagattcctaaacagtggaagaccagcaagaccgtgttgttgtataaaaagggagatccacatgacatcggcaactatcgtccaatctgcatactgtccgtcatctacaagctctttacaagagtaatccttaataggattgaaaaagtcttggatgaaggacagccatgcgagcaagcagggtttcgaaaaggattcagcacgattgaccacatccactgtttcgaaactcatcgaggtatcacgagagtacaagatgccgctctgtctcaccttcatcgacttaaagaagaccttcgactcagttgagacggaagtggtcgtggaagccttggacaaccaaggcgcccctactcagtacataaaggtacttcgagagttgtacagtaacttcacgaccggaatttcgccattctacaagaacatcatcattgacgtgaacaggggggtccgacagggtgatacaatttcacccaaaatattcacagccaccctcgagaacgcaatgcgaaagttggaatgggacgacatgggagtgaaggttgatggtcggcagctacaccatttgcgctttgctgatgacatcgtactgatgaCACCtggcatcagccaagcggaacgaatacTGACCGAATtggacgaaacatgtggatgcaccGGTCTTCAGCTGAGTCTGCAAGAGACAATGTTCATGcgaaacggatgggtctcggatgccccattcacgctcaacggaacgaacatatctgaatgcaccagctacgtttatctgggtcgggaactgaacatgatgaacgacctgacccccgagctgagCAGAAGGAGACGAGcagcttggggagcgtacaagagcatcgaggatgtagtgaagaagaccaggaacacccggctccgtgctcacctcttcaacaccaccgtacttcctgctttgacttatgcttcggaaaccagggcatttcgcaagcaggaagaaaacgcggtgagcgtcattgaatcccgtttcacgcaagtgagggatgggattcgaagttctctcttacgtcaacgatcgaggattagagacgccgccacgtttgccaagaaaaacaaaataaggtggccggacacgtgatgcgcttcaaccattggatattaagcgcactacaggaagaccgccgacccgatggtcagatttcttcacgaagtccttcaaagaaaaatatgatgctcttcgtgtcccacgcgaaaggaggaaccactgggctactctggcacacgatcgggacaaatggaagaattactggcgcccgctcgaccagttcgaagatcaacgggagtcaaggtgatcaaggtgatcacgaaattgacgaagtTGGAGCGTCTGGGAGAACAGgggaaatatagagttcggagtgTAGAGTACGAGCATGAGCGTGCCCTTTGCAATTCCCTCTAATTGTCCTGGAAAACTGCATAGAAAGCGTCTGTTCCCACGAAGTACTTTAGAACGCACCACTCTTGTACATGTTCCGGTTCCTTCAGTAGCATaagtttcacttgaatggAGACGTAACTGATTTTCAGCCACGCATTCGAGGATGCGGCGCAAAGGTGGTACGTACCTCTTAAGACAAACACAGTTTTTCATGACGATTAGGGTGAGTTGAAGGAAgccacactcatactcgtaattcACACTCCCAACTCTATATTTACCCACAGAGATTCCGATAgagtcagtttcgtgatacactgacTTTAAGTTCATTATCAGCATCATACGGCGGAAATAGAATCCTGTTCGTGGATTTCTGATTTCGAAATATAACTCACAATAATTGATTTGTGAAACAGCATGAGCTGATCTTCTGCACTTGATGATTTCTCTTCCTGTACCATGTCTCTGAAGGTTTGGTTTTTCCCGTACTCCCTCTGAATACGTGAAGAGGACTGAAAGCGTATGCTCTTAACAATAACCCATCACTGGAGTAATAACATTTCTAGGGGCGCTTACTATGTTTGCGTATGGTACATGATTGCAGGATCACAAGTATGCGGTAATACGAAGGTGAATCATACCTCAACAAAGCCAGAGTCCTTGATACCATGAGCAGGCATAATGTTCCCCGATCGACTTCGTTTCAGAAGAATGACCGGATCTTTCGTCGCAGATTCGCCCTCCAGTTTACGTTTGAGCTTCTCTACTAGTTCCTCAATAGAATGTATCATCAATTTGTTCAATCTTTcaacttttctaaaaaaaaatgctacaaCTCTTTTTAGAACCGATGCTGACTGTATATGTTTTTGTAtgtcaaatttcaaaagaaacaacagaaaaacggCAAAAACCAGTTGTGTCGTACTACTCCATGACGATGCACGTCCGGTAATCAGGCGGTCgcataaaaaggataaatgaagaatggaaggCACGGTGTTGATCAACTTCTATGGAGATCTGCCTTCGCGTTCGACTTCGTCTAGGAACCATTTGTGGTTTATGAACGCAAGTAACACTTATAGTGACGCAGAGGATGCGAATATGAATATATCTATATGTTCATGTTCTCATCCTTTGCGTTATATTCATTCAACTTTCAAAGAGAAGCAACGTAAAAGATGTTAGGGATGGATTACGACAAACAGAAGCCGAAACATAGCAGACCCATTACCATAAGATGTACCGTGTTACATTTCTCTCGTCCAAAAAGTAAGCTTTtgcaacaacagcaacattaAAAATGACGTTTAGGAGTGGAATAGTAGCTACTGAAGTTATAAATGTTGGGAGCTTAACAATGTTTGCGTAAGGCAAACTTCCTCAAAAGATATGGGGAACTGAACATTAACAGTGCTGCgtaaagaaagatgaaagatgAAGATGAGTGAAATCGAAATTACAACTGACCATATCGCCCTTCATTTCCGCCTTCAATATTTTTGCAtggattttattcttttcgtcCTCTGTTAAGCTAGTTCCACTTAGCGAGGAGGAGGAGTTCGCTTCCGATTCATTTCTTGTGTACGCGTTTCCACCTTCGCTGCCAAACGACACGAAATCCTGAATTGAGGAGAAACTCCTCAGCAGATAAAGAACAGTAGTAGTGGTGATGTTTACTTAATACGAAAGAACTTGATAgtcaaacaaacagaaaagacCGCAAATGGGATGAAcctaataaaattaatttgaaatcaaacaaagcagcactttatttcctttttcggtGCACCAATGATGTacttgaacaaataaataaatatggtgGCTTTGAAGTGTAAAACCAATGTAtattacagagaaaaaagatatagCCAGGTCAAAGCTACTTCAATctcagctgcttacgcaactccaccCGCGGTGGAGAGCTGATGGGATCGTGGGAGTCTTCGTTGGCACTACTCATGGCAGTCCGCGATGGTTCTACCTCTATCCCAGCCGCGAGTTTCACAGTACCGCTTTCAatgcagtcgcttacgcaattgcactacgcttcgtgtcgttttcaCTTGAATATAATACATAAAAGCTAGTGGAAAAGGGCGCTGAAGTTCTATCCTGCCGAAATCATCGGAATGAGAACAGCTGCCGCATATCGTTGGAGCTGTGAGAGGGTTGATTCCACGGTATGCAATGCAAAAAGAAGGCAGTAGTGAAAGATAGGCGATTTTGCGGTAGGATTTCTTCAGGAagttcttgaaagaaaaatctgataTTCTTTATGTCTcttgcaaatgaaaaaaaaaccactggaCAACTTCTGTACGTGATTAGACGGATGCAAATGTTACTGGCGCTCGCTCGAGCAATTTGAAGAACAGCGGATATAACACAGGTGAAGCAACACCAACCaccaacaaacaacaaaatgacGGTTTCTTCGTAAACTGCTGATTCAATACATCCACAACAACAATACGTACCTTCCCAGTCATAGAAAGCTTCTGTGAATATTTCATTGGCAAAGGTTTGGCCTTCACCACCTTCCGAGATCCAACAcagtcatcatcatcatttggTTTACGAAACATAATATCTCCTGGAAATAAAAAACGTCTCCAGAGCACCCATAAACTAAGTCAAATACGACTTTGAAAAGCAAGCATGAACGGCGAAATGTAGGCGTAAATGACCGCGCACGAACACTGTCAGCAGAGGACTAACATGTCGCGTACTTGAGGATTTCAAAGCTTGTCTAGATTCTGTGATTGCGGTCGCGCATCCCTGACATACCACCAGTTCCCACATACCGGCGAATCCGCTGGAATGTGCAGAGTTAATGGTGCTTGGATGTTCGCCATAACCCCGACGAGTTGAGGATCCTCGCACCCGATCAGTCAGCAAAAAGACCAATACATGATCAATTCGAAGATGTCTAACTGCTTCAGCTTCAGCACACCAACAATTCTGAACGACATTTGCAATGCATATGATGGGAAAACTATCCTGTGAAGGAGCACCAGGGCGTGGTATAAGCTGTGCGTGGTCACACACCCACTACGCAAACTCCTACGACATTACAATTAATATCTCCCGGTTTTTCCTTTAGGACATTTTCCGCGCTTGCCAGTATGTGTTAAGttgcttcttctttctacTGTAAGTTCGCCATCAAACATCACGTCACAATGAGTCGGTTGACCGTTGTGTGCCCCCTATCGGCTTGCTGCCTCTTCGTGGCTCTTCTTATGAGAATACACGGTAGGTCTTTTGTGGGGAAATAAAGCTTTGGGACCGGCCACGTTCGCCAAGAGAATAGCTATGTGTTCTCACCGAAATGGCAAATAAATTTCGTTCAGtgcagaacttttttcttccgaacCCCCTCCTCATAACCAGTGGACTTCACGGAATCGTTCTTTGTGGTTTAAATGCTCGTAGCACTATATTTTAGTTTTCGTGTAGTTGTGCAAACGTAAAACTACGCTTTGGATAAGTTGTGTGGTAGTTACCGGTAATGAAAAACAATGATCCCGAACGGGTTCCTTgttaaattcaaaatataGCATCGCTGGAAATTACTGCAAATGTGGATGGTATTACAGTCTTCGAAGTTGACAACAAGTTCTGGTGATGTAGATATACCGTCAGCGGTCAAtcagttgcaaaaaaagaaaaccattttTTGCAAGCGATCCTTTCTGGATCTGAACATTGTGATTCGGCTACGATTGGTCACTTGTTGCGTATGGGGTcgacttatttatttgataaagATCTCTTTATCTTCAGATCAACTTGTGGCCATATGTGTCAGATCCATCTTCATAAGTCCAAAAACAGGTGAACTGAAGGCTGGTAAAGTTGCGCATGTAACAACGAGATGTTTGTCTTTTTTGACAACTATTCATTAGTAGGTTTACTGTATGAGAAGATCAAGATTCATCGTTGTGAAACTGCTAAATTGCAAGGtatatttattcgaaaaaaaattgaaagcttCAATAGAAGACTGCGCATTCGATCGCATCCAAGCGGTCCAAGGTCTGAAAATTTGAGTTTTCCTCCCAAGTGACTAGTTAGTGAGGATGCACGGGTTTGGAGAGGTACCTTGCTAATTCTGCCATGCTTTGGGTCGTCAACAGTGAACTGGTACAGACGGAAGCGGCTTTCGCGGCACTCCTTGTGTATGATGTTCGGGACTGGTACAAATAGCCGccttaaaagaaaacaac
This window of the Necator americanus strain Aroian chromosome III, whole genome shotgun sequence genome carries:
- a CDS encoding hypothetical protein (NECATOR_CHRIII.G10937.T1), with product MKRCGPTAALTIFVGYAPSSYEEEVEAFYMDLEKFYRENHVFYKVIIGDFNAKIGPRRTLEGLHVGTHSLQCLS
- a CDS encoding hypothetical protein (NECATOR_CHRIII.G10938.T1) codes for the protein MDNIDEEYDRFVEHLHDCAKKAESFKTTKRRLSLEPLELIRQSGAARAAGNQELTSELARLCREAIKEDLKERRAEVLAEAAEAGKSIRYARRDFASRKTLSETQREQPLHREGGWRKSSATSTLISSTAMSTCLLTI
- a CDS encoding hypothetical protein (NECATOR_CHRIII.G10939.T2); its protein translation is MKDSHASKQGFEKDSARLTTSTVSKLIEVSREYKMPLCLTFIDLKKTFDSVETEVVVEALDNQGAPTQYIKVLRELYSNFTTGISPFYKNIIIDVNRGVRQGDTISPKIFTATLENAMRKLEWDDMGVKVDGRQLHHLRFADDIVLMTPGISQAERILTELDETCGCTGLQLSLQETMFMRNGWVSDAPFTLNGTNISECTSYVYLGRELNMMNDLTPELSRRRRAAWGAYKSIEDVVKKTRNTRLRAHLFNTTVLPALTYASETRAFRKQEENARTTGRPPTRWSDFFTKSFKEKYDALRVPRERRNHWATLAHDRDKWKNYWRPLDQFEDQRESR
- a CDS encoding hypothetical protein (NECATOR_CHRIII.G10939.T1), producing MKDSHASKQGFEKDSARLTTSTVSKLIEVSREYKMPLCLTFIDLKKTFDSVETEVVVEALDNQGAPTQYIKVLRELYSNFTTGISPFYKNIIIDVNRGVRQGDTISPKIFTATLENAMRKLEWDDMGVKVDGRQLHHLRFADDIVLMTPGISQAERILTELDETCGCTGLQLSLQETMFMRNGWVSDAPFTLNGTNISECTSYVYLGRELNMMNDLTPELSRRRRAAWGAYKSIEDVVKKTRNTRLRAHLFNTTVLPALTYASETRAFRKQEENAVSVIESRFTQVRDGIRSSLLRQRSRIRDAATFAKKNKIRWPDT
- a CDS encoding hypothetical protein (NECATOR_CHRIII.G10940.T1), encoding MLYFEFNKEPVRDHCFSLPNCWCAEAEAVRHLRIDHVLVFLLTDRVRGSSTRRGYGEHPSTINSAHSSGFAGDIMFRKPNDDDDCVGSRKVVKAKPLPMKYSQKLSMTGKDFVSFGSEGGNAYTRNESEANSSSSLSGTSLTEDEKNKIHAKILKAEMKGDMELVEKLKRKLEGESATKDPVILLKRSRSGNIMPAHGIKDSGFVESSSRIQREYGKNQTFRDMVQEEKSSSAEDQLMLFHKSIIRYVPPLRRILECVAENQLRLHSSETYATEGTGTCTRVDN
- a CDS encoding hypothetical protein (NECATOR_CHRIII.G10940.T2), whose protein sequence is MWELVVCQGCATAITESRQALKSSRDIMFRKPNDDDDCVGSRKVVKAKPLPMKYSQKLSMTGKDFVSFGSEGGNAYTRNESEANSSSSLSGTSLTEDEKNKIHAKILKAEMKGDMELVEKLKRKLEGESATKDPVILLKRSRSGNIMPAHGIKDSGFVESSSRIQREYGKNQTFRDMVQEEKSSSAEDQLMLFHKSIIVSYISKSEIHEQDSISAV